One segment of Nocardioides sp. QY071 DNA contains the following:
- a CDS encoding zinc metalloprotease — translation MRHTTLHRMLGVAAGSLMLAVPLASAVPTVASAGAASPGVADCRDGSAARVAEGSHAAEPELYPKNEAKKYGVIKDSPYLGNGTVTVKTVFHVITDGASQADRDRLASMVHAQMDVLNASYSGQTAADAADTPFRFALDSIRFVDNPAWRTVTPGKTERDMKQALHTGDSTVLNVYTADIGDGLLGWAYFPKGYNNGRDYIDGVVMLDESMPGGTAGKYSLGDTLTHEVGHWLMLEHTFQGGCSASGDGVADTPREATAQFDCPEGADTCSAPGLDPIHNFMDYTQDSCMNMFTRGQAQRMSDAWVAFRAKP, via the coding sequence ATGCGCCACACCACCCTGCACCGGATGCTCGGGGTCGCTGCCGGCTCCCTGATGCTCGCCGTACCACTCGCGTCCGCCGTGCCCACGGTGGCGAGCGCCGGCGCCGCCTCCCCGGGCGTCGCCGACTGCCGGGACGGCTCGGCCGCCCGGGTGGCCGAGGGTTCGCACGCCGCCGAGCCGGAGCTGTACCCGAAGAACGAGGCCAAGAAGTACGGCGTCATCAAGGACTCGCCCTACCTCGGCAACGGCACGGTCACCGTCAAGACGGTCTTCCACGTGATCACCGACGGCGCCAGCCAGGCCGACCGGGACCGGCTCGCGAGCATGGTGCACGCGCAGATGGACGTGCTCAACGCGTCCTACTCCGGGCAGACCGCGGCGGACGCCGCCGACACCCCGTTCCGGTTCGCGCTCGACTCGATCCGGTTCGTCGACAACCCGGCCTGGCGCACGGTGACGCCCGGCAAGACCGAGCGCGACATGAAGCAGGCGCTCCACACCGGCGACTCGACGGTCCTCAACGTCTACACGGCCGACATCGGCGACGGCCTGCTCGGCTGGGCGTACTTCCCGAAGGGCTACAACAACGGCCGCGACTACATCGACGGCGTCGTGATGCTCGACGAGTCGATGCCGGGCGGCACCGCCGGCAAGTACTCCCTCGGCGACACCCTGACCCACGAGGTCGGGCACTGGCTGATGCTCGAGCACACCTTCCAGGGCGGCTGCTCGGCGTCCGGCGACGGCGTGGCCGACACCCCGCGCGAGGCGACCGCGCAGTTCGACTGCCCGGAGGGCGCCGACACCTGCTCGGCCCCGGGCCTCGACCCGATCCACAACTTCATGGACTACACCCAGGACTCCTGCATGAATATGTTTACGAGGGGCCAGGCCCAGCGGATGAGCGATGCGTGGGTGGCCTTCCGCGCGAAGCCGTAA
- a CDS encoding carboxymuconolactone decarboxylase family protein: MTTSGTRIPAAPINGLFGAVVKRFAAKMFGSVPESLGVMWHHQPALKASMSYGQKLQKWDECDETLKTYAHMAVASLVGCSWCLDFNYFMARDKGLDLDKAREVPNWRASTVFSTLERQVLEYAEAASQTPPAVTDEMVEPLLSALGPAGLIELTTVIGFANMTTRSNTALGIESEGFASACGMKPLAERPAVGSPA; this comes from the coding sequence ATGACCACCTCAGGAACCCGCATCCCCGCCGCCCCGATCAACGGCCTCTTCGGTGCCGTCGTCAAGAGGTTCGCCGCCAAGATGTTCGGCAGCGTGCCGGAGTCGCTCGGTGTCATGTGGCACCACCAGCCCGCCCTGAAGGCGAGCATGTCCTACGGCCAGAAGCTGCAGAAGTGGGACGAGTGCGACGAGACCCTCAAGACCTACGCCCACATGGCCGTCGCCTCCCTGGTCGGCTGCTCGTGGTGCCTCGACTTCAACTACTTCATGGCCCGTGACAAGGGCCTCGACCTCGACAAGGCACGCGAGGTCCCGAACTGGCGGGCCTCCACGGTCTTCTCGACGCTGGAGCGCCAGGTGCTGGAGTACGCCGAGGCGGCCAGCCAGACTCCGCCTGCGGTCACCGACGAGATGGTCGAGCCGCTGCTCTCCGCCCTGGGCCCGGCCGGCCTGATCGAGCTCACCACGGTGATCGGCTTCGCGAACATGACCACCCGGTCCAACACCGCGCTGGGCATCGAGTCCGAGGGCTTCGCCTCGGCCTGCGGCATGAAGCCGCTCGCCGAGCGGCCCGCCGTAGGCTCGCCGGCATGA
- a CDS encoding RNA polymerase sigma-70 factor encodes MSDPFVAHRNLLFTVAYEMLGSAADAEDVVQETWLRWADVDQAQVNEPRAYLVRIVTRQALNRLRTLSRRREDYVGEWLPEPLLTAPDVAEDVELADSVSMAMLTVLETLGPTERAVFVLREVFELPYDEIATAVGKTSAAVRQIATRARNHVAARRPRVDVDRGEQQAVVASFLAAVQGGDLQALLDSLAPDVVLLADHGGVAQAIRKPLHGSEPVARLLANFATFAPDGVIEPVWINGSLGARIEARGEVTAISLEVEDGRIKQILVVRNPAKLTSLTEEIVLSRDA; translated from the coding sequence ATGAGCGATCCCTTCGTCGCCCACCGCAACCTGCTCTTCACGGTCGCCTACGAGATGCTCGGCTCCGCGGCCGATGCCGAGGACGTCGTGCAGGAGACCTGGCTGCGGTGGGCGGACGTGGACCAGGCGCAGGTGAACGAGCCGCGCGCGTACCTGGTCCGGATCGTCACCCGACAAGCGCTCAACCGGCTGCGCACGCTGAGCCGGCGCCGCGAGGACTACGTCGGCGAGTGGCTCCCCGAGCCGCTGCTCACCGCCCCCGACGTCGCCGAGGACGTCGAGCTCGCCGACAGCGTGTCGATGGCGATGCTCACCGTCCTCGAGACGCTGGGGCCGACCGAGCGCGCGGTGTTCGTGCTGCGCGAGGTCTTCGAGCTGCCGTACGACGAGATCGCGACCGCCGTCGGCAAGACGTCGGCCGCGGTCCGCCAGATCGCCACCCGGGCCCGCAACCACGTCGCGGCGCGCCGGCCGCGGGTCGACGTCGACCGCGGCGAGCAGCAGGCCGTCGTCGCCAGCTTCCTGGCCGCGGTGCAGGGCGGCGACCTCCAGGCGCTGCTCGACTCGCTGGCGCCCGACGTGGTGCTGCTGGCCGACCACGGCGGCGTCGCCCAGGCGATCCGCAAGCCCCTGCACGGCTCCGAGCCCGTGGCCCGGCTGCTGGCGAACTTCGCCACCTTCGCCCCGGACGGGGTCATCGAGCCGGTCTGGATCAACGGCTCGCTCGGCGCCCGGATCGAAGCGCGCGGCGAGGTCACCGCGATCAGCCTGGAGGTCGAGGACGGCCGGATCAAGCAGATCCTCGTGGTCCGCAACCCGGCCAAGCTCACCTCGCTCACCGAGGAGATCGTGCTGAGCCGCGACGCCTAG
- a CDS encoding cysteine hydrolase family protein yields MTSTPLRTLGGAADVPATLADATVVLIDYQVTYTTGAMELEGWDAALDRAADLLGKARAAGATVVHVQHDDGPGSLYDVSAGIGSIHDRVRPVEGEAVVTKGAPNSFHGTDLADLLEAAGNQQVVLAGFMTHMCVTFTAEGALLRGYDVTVVADACATRSLPSAAGDVPAAQLHAAALATIGDVYGTVVGSVADLI; encoded by the coding sequence ATGACCTCGACCCCGCTCCGCACCCTCGGCGGCGCTGCCGACGTCCCCGCCACCCTCGCCGACGCGACGGTGGTCCTCATCGACTACCAGGTCACCTACACGACCGGCGCGATGGAGCTGGAGGGCTGGGACGCCGCGCTCGACCGGGCCGCCGACCTGCTCGGCAAGGCCCGCGCGGCCGGCGCGACCGTCGTCCACGTGCAGCACGACGACGGCCCCGGCAGCCTCTACGACGTCTCCGCCGGGATCGGCTCGATCCACGACAGGGTGCGCCCGGTCGAGGGCGAGGCGGTGGTCACCAAGGGTGCGCCCAACTCGTTCCACGGCACCGACCTCGCGGACCTCCTCGAGGCGGCCGGCAACCAGCAGGTCGTGCTCGCCGGCTTCATGACCCACATGTGCGTCACGTTCACCGCCGAGGGCGCCCTCCTGCGCGGGTACGACGTCACCGTGGTCGCCGACGCCTGTGCGACCCGCTCGCTGCCGAGCGCCGCCGGCGACGTGCCCGCCGCGCAGCTGCATGCCGCGGCGCTGGCCACCATCGGCGACGTCTACGGCACCGTCGTGGGCTCGGTCGCCGACCTCATCTAG
- a CDS encoding TetR/AcrR family transcriptional regulator — protein sequence MTTATARRTPADKHDERRRALADSALRTLGELGYARASLREIANNSEFSHGVVHYYFHDKLELIVYCVRQYKATCVHRYDGVVADATTPEGLVEAFADKLAETIVDEAPMHRLWYDLRSQSMFEESLREAVLQIDQTLEDMVWRVVSTYAELAGRPAAMTPHVTYGLLDGLFQQALLGYLCEREGVLDDLRAQVRELMPVLLGTEPAASTRRAKSER from the coding sequence ATGACGACAGCGACCGCGCGTCGTACGCCCGCCGACAAGCACGACGAGCGGCGCCGCGCCCTGGCCGACTCGGCCCTGCGCACCCTCGGCGAGCTCGGCTACGCGCGCGCCAGCCTGCGCGAGATCGCCAACAACTCCGAGTTCTCCCACGGCGTCGTCCACTACTACTTCCACGACAAGCTCGAGCTGATCGTCTACTGCGTGCGCCAGTACAAGGCCACCTGCGTGCACCGCTACGACGGCGTCGTCGCCGACGCGACCACCCCCGAGGGCCTGGTCGAGGCGTTCGCCGACAAGCTCGCCGAGACCATCGTCGACGAGGCGCCGATGCACCGGCTCTGGTACGACCTGCGCTCCCAGAGCATGTTCGAGGAGAGCCTGCGCGAGGCCGTCCTGCAGATCGACCAGACGCTCGAGGACATGGTCTGGCGGGTCGTCTCGACCTACGCCGAGCTCGCCGGGCGGCCCGCCGCGATGACCCCGCACGTCACCTACGGCCTGCTCGACGGCCTGTTCCAGCAGGCGCTCCTCGGCTACCTCTGCGAGAGGGAGGGCGTGCTCGACGACCTGCGCGCCCAGGTCCGCGAGCTGATGCCGGTGCTGCTCGGCACGGAGCCGGCCGCGTCGACGCGTCGGGCGAAGTCCGAGCGATAG
- a CDS encoding SDR family oxidoreductase codes for MTEAELAGRTALVTGGAQGLGRKFAEHLAAAGATVVVADLQDAKGKEVADAVGGHFVHLDVTQDDSWAAAVAAAVEQAGGLDILVNNAGIEIAGLFVDLDPDVVRRILDVNVVGTSLGIKHAFRTMGPGGAAGKGGVVINIASVAATIAFPALSAYSASKSAVDRITRIAAMESGKLGLGVRVNCVYPGLVPNEMGAGLANEMTTLGLFPSPEEAVAGVVALTPSGRLATEDEIADAVAFLASDRAQFVNGAGLPVDGGMGM; via the coding sequence ATGACCGAAGCAGAGCTCGCCGGGCGCACCGCGCTCGTCACCGGCGGCGCCCAGGGCCTGGGCCGGAAGTTCGCGGAGCACCTCGCCGCCGCCGGTGCCACCGTCGTGGTCGCCGACCTCCAGGACGCCAAGGGCAAGGAGGTCGCCGACGCGGTGGGCGGCCACTTCGTCCACCTCGACGTCACCCAGGACGACTCCTGGGCCGCCGCCGTCGCCGCCGCGGTCGAGCAGGCGGGCGGCCTCGACATCCTGGTCAACAACGCCGGCATCGAGATCGCCGGACTCTTCGTCGACCTCGATCCCGACGTCGTACGCCGGATCCTCGACGTCAATGTCGTCGGCACCTCGCTCGGCATCAAGCACGCCTTCCGCACCATGGGCCCCGGCGGCGCGGCCGGCAAGGGCGGCGTCGTCATCAACATCGCCTCGGTCGCCGCAACCATCGCCTTCCCGGCGCTGTCGGCGTACTCCGCCTCGAAGTCCGCGGTCGACCGGATCACCCGGATCGCCGCGATGGAGAGCGGCAAGCTCGGGCTCGGCGTCCGGGTCAACTGCGTCTACCCCGGCCTGGTCCCCAACGAGATGGGCGCCGGCCTGGCCAACGAGATGACCACGCTCGGGCTGTTCCCCTCACCCGAGGAGGCGGTCGCGGGCGTCGTCGCGCTGACGCCGTCGGGCCGGTTGGCCACCGAGGACGAGATCGCCGACGCGGTCGCCTTCCTCGCCTCCGACCGGGCGCAGTTCGTCAACGGCGCCGGCCTGCCGGTCGACGGCGGAATGGGGATGTGA
- a CDS encoding DUF5938 domain-containing protein, which yields MTTTDKPVVVYGASGYTGRLICEYLREFGVPFVAAGRSADKLKDSMDAHVPGIETADYDIVEVGHSVDELTELFGGASVVCNTVGPFSKYGPEVVEACLAAGTHYLDTTGEQDWLITCDERWGADFAAAGLLLSPGIAQMYTTGEIAAELCLEKPGLDTLDIAVFWGGSPTIASTQTILVNAATSRAHFLQQNQYVEFDPTQGLVPLVVPGQHELALSLPWGGTSHPVWYRKDPRVANCKAQGGVFNAALMNGVPQIVAGALEATKDMSEAERDEALTATAAQVMNQMPPRENPRLNKSLDSVHASGPLGRAHCVIHGNQNYKQTGLLQAYAAYSLLQQPPLRVGFASGCKAFGHRALLGQLRAFGLVAEPVLTVEG from the coding sequence ATGACCACCACCGACAAGCCCGTCGTCGTCTACGGCGCCTCCGGCTACACCGGCCGGCTGATCTGCGAGTACCTGCGCGAGTTCGGCGTCCCCTTCGTCGCCGCCGGCCGCTCGGCCGACAAGCTGAAGGACTCGATGGACGCGCACGTGCCCGGCATCGAGACCGCCGACTACGACATCGTCGAGGTCGGCCACTCGGTCGACGAGCTCACCGAGCTGTTCGGCGGCGCGTCCGTCGTGTGCAACACGGTCGGCCCGTTCAGCAAGTACGGCCCCGAGGTCGTCGAGGCCTGCCTCGCCGCCGGCACCCACTACCTCGACACCACCGGCGAGCAGGACTGGCTGATCACCTGCGACGAGCGCTGGGGCGCGGACTTCGCGGCCGCCGGCCTGCTGCTGTCGCCCGGGATCGCGCAGATGTACACGACCGGCGAGATCGCGGCCGAGCTGTGCCTCGAGAAGCCCGGGCTGGACACCCTCGACATCGCGGTCTTCTGGGGAGGCTCCCCCACGATCGCCTCCACGCAGACCATCCTGGTCAACGCCGCGACGTCGAGGGCCCACTTCCTCCAGCAGAACCAGTACGTCGAGTTCGATCCCACGCAGGGCCTGGTGCCGCTCGTCGTACCCGGGCAGCACGAGCTCGCGCTCTCGCTGCCGTGGGGCGGTACATCGCACCCGGTCTGGTACCGCAAGGACCCGCGGGTCGCGAACTGCAAGGCCCAGGGCGGGGTGTTCAACGCGGCACTGATGAACGGCGTCCCGCAGATCGTCGCCGGCGCGCTGGAGGCGACCAAGGACATGTCGGAGGCCGAGCGCGACGAGGCGCTGACCGCGACGGCGGCTCAGGTGATGAACCAGATGCCGCCGCGCGAGAACCCGCGGCTCAACAAGTCGCTCGACTCCGTGCACGCCTCGGGCCCGCTCGGCCGCGCGCACTGCGTGATCCACGGCAACCAGAACTACAAGCAGACCGGACTCCTGCAGGCCTACGCGGCGTACTCGCTGCTCCAGCAGCCACCGCTGCGGGTCGGGTTCGCGTCGGGCTGCAAGGCGTTCGGCCACCGCGCGCTGCTCGGCCAGCTGCGGGCCTTCGGCCTGGTCGCCGAGCCGGTGCTGACCGTCGAGGGCTGA
- a CDS encoding long-chain fatty acid--CoA ligase, translating to MRLVDYLDKGASLGGDAACLVCDGRTWTYDEVGGLAGRIASALAGRGVAPGDKVAILASNDPVAFTCVFGISRAGAVWCPVNPRNEAAENRELLDLFECTTLIFQASYAGLVDQIRGDLPAVTTLVCLDGSFDWALGWDDFLARGVEVVDRPADDDLAMIVGTGGTTGRPKGVMLTGTNLETMTALTLIGYPWPAAPGRPTYLALAPLTHAAGVLCFPVLASGGSIVVMRTPDVGGFLAAVAEHRVTHTFLPPTLIYMALDHPDLDTTDLSSLQCFWYGAAPMSARRLEEALTRVGPVMAQLFGQTEAPMMISTMAPRDHFRDDGSIAVERLSSAGRPAPLVTVAMMGDDGTLLAPGERGEIVVRSSLVMRGYYKNPDATAEASAYGWHHTGDIGFLDDEGFLHIVDRAKDMVITGGFNVYSTEVEQALMAHPAVADCAVVGLPDEKWGERLTAVLQLRPGRSVTPEEVRAFVKERIGSVKTPKQVEVWDDLPRSRVGKVLKTEIKQQLT from the coding sequence ATGCGGCTGGTCGACTACCTGGACAAGGGCGCGTCGCTGGGGGGCGATGCGGCCTGCCTGGTCTGCGACGGGCGGACGTGGACCTACGACGAGGTGGGAGGCCTCGCCGGACGGATCGCGTCCGCCCTCGCAGGACGGGGCGTCGCGCCGGGCGACAAGGTGGCGATCCTCGCCTCGAACGACCCGGTGGCGTTCACCTGCGTGTTCGGGATCAGCCGCGCCGGCGCCGTGTGGTGCCCGGTCAACCCGCGCAACGAGGCGGCCGAGAACCGCGAGCTGCTCGACCTGTTCGAGTGCACCACGCTGATCTTCCAGGCGTCGTACGCCGGGCTGGTCGACCAGATCCGCGGCGACCTGCCCGCGGTGACCACGCTGGTCTGCCTCGACGGGTCGTTCGACTGGGCGCTCGGGTGGGACGACTTCCTCGCCCGCGGCGTGGAGGTCGTCGACCGCCCGGCCGACGACGACCTGGCGATGATCGTCGGCACCGGCGGCACCACCGGCCGGCCCAAGGGCGTCATGCTCACCGGCACCAACCTCGAGACGATGACGGCGCTGACCCTGATCGGCTACCCGTGGCCCGCCGCACCGGGCCGGCCGACGTACCTCGCCCTCGCGCCGCTCACCCACGCGGCCGGCGTGCTGTGCTTCCCGGTCCTGGCGTCGGGCGGCTCGATCGTGGTCATGCGGACCCCCGACGTGGGCGGCTTCCTGGCGGCCGTCGCCGAGCACCGGGTGACCCATACCTTCTTGCCGCCGACGCTGATCTACATGGCCCTCGACCACCCGGACCTCGACACGACGGACCTCTCGTCCTTGCAGTGCTTCTGGTACGGCGCAGCGCCGATGTCGGCCCGGCGGCTGGAGGAGGCGCTCACCCGGGTCGGACCGGTGATGGCGCAGCTGTTCGGCCAGACCGAGGCGCCCATGATGATCTCTACGATGGCGCCGCGCGACCACTTCCGAGACGACGGGTCGATCGCGGTCGAGCGGCTCTCCTCGGCGGGACGCCCGGCGCCGCTGGTCACGGTGGCGATGATGGGCGACGACGGGACGCTGCTCGCACCCGGCGAGCGTGGCGAGATCGTGGTGCGCAGCTCCCTGGTGATGCGGGGCTACTACAAGAACCCGGACGCGACGGCCGAGGCGTCGGCGTACGGCTGGCACCACACGGGCGACATCGGGTTCCTCGACGACGAGGGCTTCCTGCACATCGTCGACCGCGCCAAGGACATGGTGATCACCGGCGGCTTCAACGTCTACTCCACCGAGGTCGAGCAGGCGCTGATGGCCCACCCGGCCGTCGCCGACTGCGCGGTGGTCGGGCTGCCCGACGAGAAGTGGGGCGAACGGCTCACCGCCGTCCTGCAGCTGCGGCCGGGTCGGTCGGTCACGCCCGAGGAGGTGCGGGCGTTCGTGAAGGAGCGGATCGGCAGCGTCAAGACGCCCAAGCAGGTGGAGGTCTGGGACGACCTGCCGCGCTCCCGGGTCGGCAAGGTGCTCAAGACCGAGATCAAGCAGCAGCTGACATGA